Proteins from a genomic interval of Tenacibaculum sp. SZ-18:
- a CDS encoding DNA/RNA non-specific endonuclease, protein MFAPKARHKKPNTRNSKSGNSFIQPKMKVIKPDVRKAEELGKEASRESKNEVISPVKKETSAFFAPKKHVIPSQKLKGDKKENEKKDETKENDVAKTEVNLKRNDVSNTGVNIDVSNIGKGSVISSVGPKNISASSNSSIPNKGMAKDGEKGQEKNNEKEQNKEGEVAEAKIPKAPTKPEDDPAFQTQIDATEKAKEEKSQHPEPDTKVNEQKEAGHASPATQTAKNNQQAHAASMESTSEQEKKREPFTPESFKKLLEKNLDELENQLPRNSEEAQEFRDEKPIDGIKENISGQVTAESDKLAGPMKKEADKPAPDSGQPTLEATPLPVADAGAPPKPLDAKASIPKPKTSQEISMEKESQSLDDYMSENEVTDEQLAKSNEPKFTGALDEKNKAQTEAKLAPTKYRKKEQAQLGAAQKTATSTSKEGLDQMQAAKLLSENTVLTNQTTNKTNDKTEQEKIYAEFETIYNETKQKVTESLEKLSENVDKKFSKEAESAQKTFEKNVEDGLGEIYGWTVIDDWIFGEDTEAIDRLFRSEKRKFVSTMNTVLDDISVIIADGLNGALDAIEDGKKKSKEKFDSLDESQKKLAEDAYNDFNDQYADLEDSVYEKQEELAANLAQSYKENVDVLQEKFDEIKEKVSAGWIGAALNALAGVVKAILKIKDLLLNLLAAAVSAIGAIISDPIGFLSNLISGVKQGFVDFGNNIKKHMIKGLIEWLTGSLGNVGITMPDNLFSLSGIFSLVAQMLGLTWDYFRSKAVKLLGEPVVEGMEKAVEVFQIVKKDGVTGLWEYIKDQFTNLKEMVMDAIRDMVITKVIEAGIKWIMGLLSPAGAFVKAAMMIIDIVKFFVERAAQIFELVTAFINSIKALAAGNVKAVAKGIETALAKALPVLISFLAALVGITGLTGKIQKIIKKVRKKIDKAINKIIKKARKVFRKLLKNGKPKIKKGVKGLLQWWKKKKKFKAKDGKSHTLYYKGRGKSAKMMVASTPTVVEVMLNHKLKSADDTQKGKILQAINLHKETENLQIEIEKVEGAKQKQKDLDLQRKLNTLSVLMSEIMVEGDAEVKAFLGKYLNQNVYIKSGKRLNKVFEKAAKKVGYEFFTVDDPNLAKQIKRASGKAKTNPPLTIESSSKVLKEGSGTSSKPEHENFIPGKIEIKSTEKGKYEASYKTKTADGKAGPEFKLNISYEQAEDGVPDKVQYREVEAKKLSSKPSGIGRGKTDSASVFHNAHIIGDQFGGSGRNSSLNIHPSSPDYNTKDMLNVENQMASHFKNKGGKYNLTAKAKLVDDKESTGHLKKLLNDEFTKDNSKNIKFVKDAEDKKAKDQLISTLQSAINKDMKAVPAKFMSINYKSESLGEEFASGLETTMKGDDREEKATTTVQSDKSITVGEDKGFDETKKQFLASKNK, encoded by the coding sequence ATGTTTGCACCGAAAGCTCGACATAAAAAGCCTAATACCCGTAACTCGAAATCAGGAAACTCTTTTATTCAGCCCAAAATGAAAGTAATTAAACCTGATGTTAGAAAAGCTGAAGAGTTAGGGAAAGAAGCATCTAGAGAGTCTAAAAATGAAGTGATTTCTCCAGTAAAGAAGGAAACATCTGCTTTCTTTGCACCAAAAAAACATGTCATTCCCTCTCAAAAATTAAAAGGAGATAAAAAAGAGAACGAAAAGAAGGACGAAACAAAGGAAAATGATGTTGCAAAAACAGAAGTAAATTTAAAACGTAATGATGTATCAAATACAGGAGTAAATATTGATGTATCCAACATTGGAAAGGGTTCAGTTATATCTTCTGTAGGACCTAAAAATATTAGTGCTTCTTCAAATTCTTCAATTCCTAACAAAGGAATGGCTAAAGATGGAGAAAAAGGTCAGGAAAAAAATAACGAGAAAGAGCAAAATAAAGAAGGTGAAGTAGCAGAAGCTAAAATACCAAAAGCACCTACGAAACCAGAAGATGATCCAGCTTTTCAAACTCAAATTGATGCTACTGAAAAAGCAAAGGAAGAAAAATCACAGCATCCTGAGCCAGATACAAAAGTAAATGAACAGAAAGAGGCTGGTCACGCTTCTCCTGCAACTCAAACGGCTAAGAATAATCAACAAGCGCATGCAGCTTCTATGGAGTCTACTTCTGAACAAGAAAAGAAAAGAGAGCCATTTACACCTGAATCCTTCAAGAAATTATTAGAGAAAAATCTTGACGAATTAGAAAATCAGTTGCCAAGAAATTCAGAAGAAGCTCAAGAATTTAGAGATGAAAAACCAATTGATGGAATTAAAGAAAATATTTCAGGACAAGTAACTGCTGAGAGCGATAAACTTGCTGGGCCAATGAAAAAAGAAGCGGATAAACCTGCTCCTGATAGTGGACAACCAACATTGGAAGCAACACCGTTACCTGTTGCAGATGCTGGAGCACCACCAAAACCATTAGATGCAAAAGCTTCAATTCCAAAACCAAAAACAAGTCAAGAGATTTCTATGGAAAAAGAAAGTCAATCTCTTGATGATTACATGAGCGAAAACGAGGTTACTGATGAGCAATTAGCAAAATCAAACGAACCTAAATTTACAGGAGCTTTAGACGAGAAAAATAAAGCGCAAACTGAAGCGAAATTAGCTCCAACGAAATATAGAAAAAAGGAACAAGCACAATTAGGTGCGGCTCAAAAAACAGCAACATCTACAAGTAAGGAAGGTTTAGACCAAATGCAAGCGGCTAAATTACTTTCTGAAAATACAGTTCTAACGAATCAAACAACCAATAAAACAAACGATAAAACCGAGCAGGAAAAAATCTACGCAGAGTTTGAAACTATTTATAATGAAACAAAGCAAAAGGTGACAGAAAGTTTAGAGAAGTTATCTGAAAATGTAGATAAAAAGTTCAGTAAAGAAGCAGAAAGTGCTCAGAAAACATTCGAAAAAAATGTAGAAGATGGTTTGGGTGAAATTTATGGTTGGACGGTAATTGATGATTGGATTTTTGGAGAAGATACAGAAGCAATAGATCGATTATTTAGATCAGAGAAAAGGAAGTTCGTATCTACTATGAATACTGTTTTAGATGATATTTCTGTAATCATCGCAGATGGCTTGAATGGAGCACTAGATGCTATTGAAGATGGAAAAAAGAAATCTAAAGAGAAGTTTGATAGTCTTGATGAATCTCAAAAGAAATTGGCTGAAGATGCGTATAATGATTTTAATGATCAATATGCAGATTTAGAAGATAGTGTATATGAAAAACAAGAGGAATTAGCCGCTAATTTAGCACAGTCTTACAAAGAAAATGTAGATGTACTTCAAGAAAAGTTTGATGAAATCAAAGAAAAAGTAAGTGCTGGATGGATTGGAGCAGCATTAAATGCTTTAGCGGGTGTTGTAAAAGCAATCTTAAAAATTAAAGATTTACTTCTGAATTTATTAGCAGCTGCCGTTAGTGCAATTGGTGCAATCATTTCTGATCCTATCGGATTCTTAAGTAATTTAATTAGTGGAGTTAAACAAGGTTTTGTTGATTTTGGAAACAATATCAAGAAACACATGATTAAAGGTTTGATTGAATGGTTAACAGGTTCATTAGGAAATGTTGGTATTACAATGCCAGATAATCTATTTAGTTTATCAGGAATATTCAGTTTAGTGGCACAAATGCTTGGATTAACCTGGGATTATTTTAGAAGTAAGGCAGTTAAGTTATTAGGAGAACCAGTTGTAGAAGGAATGGAAAAAGCTGTTGAGGTGTTCCAGATTGTGAAGAAAGATGGGGTTACTGGTTTGTGGGAATATATCAAAGATCAGTTTACGAATTTGAAAGAAATGGTGATGGATGCGATTCGCGATATGGTAATTACTAAAGTAATTGAAGCGGGAATTAAATGGATTATGGGATTATTGAGTCCAGCAGGAGCTTTTGTGAAAGCCGCAATGATGATTATTGATATTGTAAAATTCTTCGTGGAACGTGCTGCGCAAATATTTGAATTAGTAACAGCATTTATTAATAGTATTAAAGCATTAGCAGCCGGTAACGTAAAAGCCGTAGCAAAAGGAATAGAAACAGCATTAGCAAAAGCATTACCTGTACTAATAAGTTTCTTAGCAGCATTAGTTGGAATTACAGGGCTTACAGGGAAAATCCAAAAAATTATAAAGAAGGTTCGTAAGAAAATAGACAAAGCCATCAATAAAATAATTAAGAAAGCAAGAAAGGTATTCCGAAAATTATTGAAGAATGGAAAACCAAAAATTAAGAAAGGAGTAAAAGGACTGTTACAATGGTGGAAAAAGAAGAAAAAGTTCAAAGCTAAAGATGGTAAATCGCATACTTTATATTATAAAGGAAGAGGTAAGTCTGCTAAAATGATGGTTGCTAGTACTCCTACAGTTGTCGAGGTAATGCTAAACCATAAATTAAAATCAGCAGACGATACTCAGAAAGGAAAAATTCTGCAAGCAATAAATCTGCATAAAGAAACAGAAAATTTACAGATAGAAATAGAGAAGGTAGAAGGGGCAAAACAAAAACAGAAAGATTTAGATTTACAACGAAAGTTAAATACGCTATCTGTCCTAATGTCTGAAATAATGGTAGAAGGAGATGCTGAAGTTAAAGCTTTCTTAGGTAAATATTTGAATCAGAATGTATACATTAAGTCTGGAAAAAGGTTAAATAAAGTTTTTGAAAAGGCAGCGAAAAAAGTAGGATATGAATTTTTTACTGTTGACGATCCTAATTTGGCAAAGCAAATAAAGAGAGCTTCAGGAAAAGCTAAAACTAATCCACCTTTAACGATTGAAAGTTCATCGAAAGTTTTAAAAGAAGGTTCAGGTACATCAAGCAAGCCAGAGCACGAAAACTTTATACCTGGAAAAATAGAAATAAAGAGTACAGAGAAAGGAAAATATGAGGCGTCTTATAAAACAAAAACTGCAGATGGAAAAGCAGGCCCAGAGTTCAAGTTGAATATATCTTATGAACAAGCAGAGGATGGAGTTCCAGATAAGGTTCAGTATAGAGAAGTTGAGGCAAAAAAATTATCAAGCAAACCAAGTGGAATTGGTAGAGGTAAAACAGACAGTGCTAGCGTTTTCCATAATGCGCATATCATTGGAGATCAATTTGGAGGTTCAGGTAGAAATTCATCATTAAATATTCATCCTTCATCACCTGATTACAATACCAAAGATATGTTGAATGTGGAAAATCAAATGGCATCTCATTTCAAAAACAAAGGAGGTAAATATAATCTTACAGCGAAAGCAAAATTAGTTGATGATAAAGAGTCTACGGGGCACTTGAAGAAACTATTAAATGATGAGTTTACTAAGGATAATTCTAAGAATATAAAGTTTGTTAAAGACGCTGAAGATAAAAAGGCAAAAGATCAGCTTATAAGTACACTTCAGAGTGCTATAAATAAAGATATGAAGGCTGTACCTGCTAAATTTATGAGTATAAATTATAAATCGGAGAGTTTAGGAGAAGAGTTTGCATCAGGATTGGAAACTACAATGAAAGGAGATGATAGAGAAGAAAAGGCGACAACAACTGTACAATCAGATAAATCAATTACAGTAGGAGAGGACAAGGGTTTTGATGAGACTAAAAAACAATTTTTAGCATCTAAGAATAAATAG
- a CDS encoding peptidoglycan-binding protein: MKKNWYQKELVIKSTQKRRGDNNNRKDVRKIQSWLTLYSIQNPHSGTATDIDGDFGPATERAVKNFQREKGVVEDGVVTQEMFDLLCFNLKDAFDKPLLSDNLRDLVIEAAEAHLKNHPFELIIGGESNSGPWVRSYMDGNDGTPWYWCMGFVQAIIDQAASVLDKNFKTLMPNTYSCDTVGTIGLNKGLLTRYTKLRKDTSLIKPGDIFLIQKSSFDWVHTGIIISINDDVIETIEGNTNIAGSRNGVAVLKRTRNLKKSKIDVFSIEPLV; this comes from the coding sequence ATGAAAAAAAACTGGTATCAAAAAGAGCTAGTTATTAAAAGCACGCAAAAACGCAGAGGTGATAACAATAACCGAAAAGATGTTCGTAAAATACAATCTTGGTTAACATTATACAGTATTCAAAATCCACATAGCGGAACTGCAACAGATATTGATGGTGATTTTGGTCCTGCCACTGAAAGAGCAGTAAAAAATTTTCAAAGAGAAAAAGGCGTAGTGGAAGATGGAGTAGTCACTCAGGAAATGTTTGATTTGCTATGTTTTAATTTGAAAGATGCCTTTGATAAACCTTTATTAAGTGATAATCTTAGAGACTTAGTTATAGAAGCTGCTGAGGCTCATTTAAAAAATCATCCATTTGAGCTTATTATTGGAGGCGAATCAAATAGTGGACCTTGGGTTCGTTCTTACATGGATGGAAACGATGGAACTCCTTGGTATTGGTGTATGGGATTTGTTCAGGCAATTATCGATCAGGCAGCAAGTGTTTTAGATAAGAATTTCAAAACATTAATGCCTAACACTTACAGTTGTGATACAGTCGGAACAATAGGTTTAAATAAAGGACTTTTAACAAGATATACAAAGCTTAGAAAGGACACTTCATTAATCAAACCAGGAGATATTTTTTTAATTCAGAAATCTTCATTTGATTGGGTACATACAGGAATAATTATATCGATAAATGACGATGTAATTGAAACAATTGAAGGAAATACAAACATTGCTGGTTCAAGAAATGGAGTGGCTGTATTGAAAAGAACAAGAAATTTAAAGAAGTCAAAAATAGACGTTTTTTCTATTGAACCTTTAGTGTAA
- a CDS encoding ATP-binding protein, translating to MKETTHINLTNTSHYDQKFSYLREVIHYRLKKEFANDDVLFPVFDHVISDESEFSIFAKRYKLNYQEVLVLLIALVPHILPSFFTDIIADFFPNGGEFPGFGGVKGKNHRGILPTGETLVYILAGNNTAERAKILDRIIHNSVLFRDGVLEMERVPYGEPFMSGKIILNQEYVLKLLTGNEIKPELSQEFPASLITTNLNWDDLVLSNKTLSEVREIENWLEYNDVLMNDWGMRSKIKPGYRVLFCGVPGTGKTLTASLLGKYTGKDVYRVDLSMVVSKYIGETEKNLSKLFDKSIHKNWILFFDEADSIFGKRTNVRDAHDKYANQEVSYLLQRIEAHPGLIILASNFKNNIDAAFTRRFHNIIEFKPPGYEERSILWKNNLPKRIELEDSLTIEDLAKKFNITGSNIVNIIHYACLKTLANKKNKIQRQYILEGVKREYSKEGKTINISF from the coding sequence ATGAAAGAAACAACGCACATTAATTTAACTAATACTTCGCATTACGACCAGAAATTCTCATATTTAAGAGAGGTCATTCATTATCGTTTAAAAAAGGAGTTCGCTAACGACGATGTACTATTTCCTGTATTTGATCACGTAATTAGTGATGAGTCTGAGTTTTCAATATTTGCAAAGAGGTATAAGTTGAATTATCAAGAGGTATTGGTATTATTAATTGCTTTAGTTCCTCATATCTTACCAAGTTTTTTCACTGATATTATTGCAGATTTTTTTCCAAACGGAGGAGAGTTTCCTGGTTTTGGTGGTGTAAAAGGCAAAAATCACCGTGGAATATTACCAACAGGAGAAACCTTGGTTTATATCTTAGCCGGAAATAATACTGCTGAAAGAGCAAAAATATTAGATAGAATTATTCATAATAGCGTACTTTTTAGAGATGGCGTTTTAGAAATGGAAAGAGTGCCTTATGGAGAACCTTTTATGAGCGGTAAAATTATTTTGAATCAAGAGTATGTGCTAAAACTTTTAACAGGAAATGAAATAAAACCTGAATTAAGTCAAGAATTCCCAGCAAGCTTAATTACTACTAATTTAAATTGGGATGATCTAGTTTTAAGTAACAAAACATTATCAGAAGTAAGAGAAATAGAAAATTGGCTCGAATACAATGATGTTTTAATGAATGATTGGGGAATGCGATCTAAAATTAAACCAGGATATCGTGTGTTGTTCTGTGGAGTTCCAGGTACAGGAAAAACTTTAACAGCGAGTTTGCTAGGAAAATATACAGGTAAAGATGTTTATCGAGTAGACCTTTCAATGGTCGTTTCTAAGTATATTGGCGAAACTGAGAAGAATCTTTCAAAACTTTTTGATAAATCGATTCATAAAAATTGGATTTTGTTTTTTGATGAAGCGGATTCTATTTTCGGAAAAAGAACCAATGTTAGAGATGCACATGATAAATATGCGAACCAAGAAGTTTCTTATTTATTACAAAGAATAGAAGCGCACCCTGGACTTATCATTTTAGCTTCTAATTTTAAAAATAATATTGATGCAGCGTTTACTCGACGCTTTCATAATATAATTGAATTTAAACCTCCAGGTTATGAAGAACGGTCAATTTTATGGAAAAATAATTTACCGAAACGAATCGAACTTGAGGATTCGTTAACAATTGAGGATTTGGCTAAAAAATTTAATATAACAGGATCAAATATTGTTAATATTATTCATTATGCTTGCCTAAAAACACTTGCGAATAAAAAGAATAAAATTCAACGTCAGTATATTTTAGAAGGGGTAAAAAGAGAATATTCTAAAGAAGGAAAAACTATTAATATCAGCTTTTAA